One window of Papaver somniferum cultivar HN1 chromosome 9, ASM357369v1, whole genome shotgun sequence genomic DNA carries:
- the LOC113307837 gene encoding ankyrin-1-like produces MDRLISLEPSKLVPIRIEAGQRCYGELTLRNVMYTMPVAFRFQPINKLKYTIRPQTGIISPLASVTVEIIYVMPLNSTLPDYFPILRDDFLLHSVVVPGAAIKDSASSFDVVPNEWFTPKKKQVFTDSGVEVIFVGSPILVQLVLDGSMEELREVLEKSDSSWHPADSVDSHGQPLLHLALSQRRADLVQLLLEFEPDMEARNRSGRTALEAAVAAGEDLIVELLLARRVSTDRSESSDYGPVHLAAQGGHLEIMRLLLLKGANFDAPTSDGRTPLHLAVAERKRDCVKLLLANGARTDIGSTIDGETPLHLAANLGDEQMVKLLLQKGANKYIHDKYGKTPYDMAAESGQSRLYDVLGLGDRLSIASRKGELRTIHRLLERGASINGKDQHGWSALHRAAFKGKIDIVRMLLDKGADIDSRDEDGYTALHCASEAGHGEVIELLVKRGVDIEAQTNKGLSAVHIAESLQYSGITRILTQGGANNDNRIVSSKLGGNNYGSFGTGKEMENNEVIIKKKPSRGRAMRSSLDRSTMPMAVL; encoded by the coding sequence ATGGATAGATTAATAAGTTTAGAACCATCAAAGTTGGTTCCGATACGGATCGAGGCAGGTCAGAGATGTTACGGTGAGTTAACCTTGCGTAATGTTATGTACACGATGCCTGTTGCGTTTCGATTTCAACCTATCAACAAACTTAAATATACTATTCGTCCGCAAACTGGTATCATCTCGCCTTTAGCATCGGTCACTGTTGAGATCATATACGTTATGCCACTGAATTCAACTCTCCCTGACTATTTCCCGATATTGCGTGATGATTTCCTCTTGCATAGTGTTGTAGTTCCTGGTGCAGCTATTAAAGATTCAGCATCATCTTTTGATGTGGTTCCTAATGAGTGGTTTACTCCCAAAAAGAAACAAGTTTTTACTGATAGTGGAGTTGAAGTAATTTTCGTCGGTTCACCAATTCTGGTTCAGCTAGTGTTAGATGGCTCAATGGAAGAGCTTCGGGAAGTTCTGGAGAAGAGTGACTCATCCTGGCACCCAGCTGATTCAGTCGACTCACACGGTCAGCCACTACTTCACTTGGCATTATCTCAACGCCGGGCAGATCTCGTACAGCTTCTGCTCGAGTTTGAACCTGATATGGAAGCACGAAATCGGTCTGGTCGTACTGCACTTGAAGCGGCGGTTGCAGCTGGAGAAGATCTGATCGTTGAACTTTTATTGGCGCGCCGAGTTAGTACTGATCGATCTGAGTCATCGGATTATGGCCCAGTTCATTTGGCAGCTCAAGGAGGGCATTTAGAGATTATGAGACTATTACTGCTCAAAGGAGCTAATTTTGATGCCCCAACAAGTGATGGTCGTACACCGTTGCACCTTGCAGTTGCAGAGCGCAAAAGAGACTGTGTAAAACTCTTGTTAGCAAATGGTGCAAGGACTGATATCGGCAGTACAATTGATGGTGAGACACCATTACATTTAGCTGCAAATTTAGGTGATGAACAGATGGTCAAGTTACTACTACAAAAAGGAGCAAACAAGTACATTCATGACAAATATGGCAAAACACCTTACGATATGGCAGCAGAATCCGGCCAATCCCGTCTTTATGACGTGTTGGGTTTAGGAGATCGGCTTTCGATTGCTTCACGGAAAGGCGAGTTACGTACAATTCACCGACTTCTAGAAAGGGGTGCATCCATTAATGGGAAAGATCAGCATGGTTGGAGCGCACTGCACCGAGCAGCGTTTAAAGGAAAGATCGATATTGTCAGAATGCTACTTGATAAGGGTGCAGATATTGATTCAAGAGATGAAGATGGGTACACTGCATTGCATTGTGCCAGTGAAGCTGGTCATGGTGAGGTTATTGAATTGCTTGTCAAAAGAGGTGTTGATATTGAAGCACAAACCAACAAGGGTTTATCTGCAGTGCATATTGCTGAGTCATTGCAGTATTCAGGGATTACAAGGATATTAACACAAGGGGGTGCGAATAATGATAATAGAATTGTGAGTTCGAAACTTGGTGGAAACAATTATGGGTCGTTTGGAACTGGTAAAGAGATGGAAAATAATGAAGTTATTATTAAAAAGAAACCAAGTCGAGGAAGAGCAATGAGGAGTAGTTTGGATAGGTCGACGATGCCTATGGCGGTTCTTTGA
- the LOC113308795 gene encoding 5-methyltetrahydropteroyltriglutamate--homocysteine methyltransferase 2 — translation MASHIVGYPRMGPKRELKFALESFWDGKSTAEDLQKVATDLRCSIWKQMADAGTKYIPSNTFAYYDQVLDTTAMVGAVPARYNWNGGEIGFDTYFSMARGNATIGAMEMTKWFDTNYHFIVPELSAETKFSYASHKAVSEYKEAKALGIDTVPVLVGPVSYLLLSKPAKGAEKSFSCLSLLGSLLPVYKEVIAELKAAGASWIQFDEPTLVMDLDAEKLSAFTDAYSQLESTLSGLNVIVETYFADLPAEAYKTLTSLKCVTGFGFDLVRGAKTLDLIKSGFPSGKYLFAGIVDGRNIWANDLASSLETLTALEGIVGKDKLVVSTSCSLLHTAVDLVNETKFDQELKSWMAFAAQKVLEVNALAKALTGQKDEAFFSANAAAQASRKSSPRVTNESVQKAATALRGSDHRRATNVSSRLDAQQKKLNLPILPTTTIGSFPQTIELRRVRREYKAKKISEADYVEAIKKEIAKVVKLQEELDIDVLVHGEPERNDMVEYFGEQLSGFAFSVNGWVQSYGSRCVKPPIIYGDVSRPKAMTVFWSSMAQSMTARPMKGMLTGPVTILNWSFVRNDQPRFETCYQIALAIKDEVEDLEKAGINVIQIDEAALREGVPLRKSEQAFYLDWAVHSFRITNCGVQDTTQIHTHMCYSNFNDIIHSIIDMDADVITIENSRSDEKLLSVFREGVKYGAGIGPGVYDIHSPRIPSTEEIADRVNKMLAVLETNILWVNPDCGLKTRKYAEVKPALTAMVSAAKLLRKELASAK, via the exons ATGGCTTCACATATTGTTGGATACCCACGAATGGGGCCAAAGAGAGAGCTCAAGTTTGCTCTTGAATCTTTCTGGGATGGTAAGAGCACTGCCGAGGATTTGCAGAAGGTTGCCACAGATCTCAGATGTTCCATCTGGAAGCAAATGGCTGATGCTGGGACCAAGTATATCCCCAGTAACACCTTCGCTTACTACGACCAAGTTCTTGACACCACAGCAATGGTTGGAGCTGTTCCTGCTAGATACAACTGGAACGGTGGTGAGATCGGATTCGATACTTACTTCTCCATGGCCAGGGGTAATGCAACCATTGGTGCTATGGAAATGACTAAGTGGTTCGACACCAACTA TCATTTCATCGTCCCAGAATTGAGTGCTGAAACCAAGTTCTCTTATGCTTCTCACAAGGCAGTGTCAGAATACAAGGAAGCCAAGGCT CTTGGAATTGATACAGTCCCTGTCCTTGTTGGCCCTGTCTCATACTTGTTGCTATCAAAACCTGCCAAGGGTGCTGAGAAATCCTTCTCTTGCCTCTCCCTTCTCGGAAGCCTTCTTCCAGTCTACAA GGAAGTTATTGCTGAATTGAAGGCAGCTGGTGCTTCATGGATTCAGTTTGATGAACCCACACTAGTGATGGATCTTGATGCCGAGAAGTTGAGTGCATTCACTGACGCATACTCTCAGCTAGAATCTACTCTATCCGGTCTTAATGTTATTGTTGAGACCTACTTTGCCGATCTTCCTGCCGAGGCATACAAAACCCTCACCTCCTTGAAATGTGTCACCGGTTTTGGATTTGACTTGGTTCGTGGTGCTAAAACCCTTGACTTGATCAAGAGTGGATTCCCTTCTGGCAAGTACCTCTTTGCTGGTATTGTTGATGGAAGGAACATCTGGGCCAATGATCTTGCTTCATCTCTCGAAACTTTGACCGCTCTCGAAGGCATTGTTGGAAAGG ACAAGCTTGTGGTCTCTACTTCTTGCTCACTCCTCCACACCGCCGTTGATCTCGTTAACGAGACCAAGTTTGACCAGGAATTGAAGTCGTGGATGGCATTTGCTGCACAGAAGGTTCTTGAGGTTAATGCCTTGGCAAAGGCATTGACTGGACAGAAGGATGAG GCATTTTTCTCTGCCAATGCTGCCGCCCAGGCTTCAAGAAAGAGCTCTCCAAGAGTAACTAACGAGTCTGTTCAGAAGGCT GCTACTGCTTTGAGGGGATCTGACCACCGTAGAGCCACAAACGTGAGCTCTCGATTGGATGCTCAGCAGAAGAAGTTGAACCTTCCCATCCTTCCAACCACCACCATTGGATCTTTCCCTCAGACCATCGAGCTCAGAAGAGTTCGTCGTGAATACAAAGCCAAGAA AATCTCCGAGGCTGATTACGTTGAGGCCATCAAGAAGGAAATCGCTAAAGTTGTCAAGCTCCAGGAAGAGCTCGACATTGATGTCCTAGTCCATGGAGAGCCTGAG AGAAACGACATGGTTGAGTACTTCGGAGAGCAATTATCTGGTTTCGCCTTCTCTGTCAACGGGTGGGTGCAATCCTACGGTTCCAGGTGTGTCAAGCCACCAATCATCTACGGTGATGTGAGCCGCCCCAAGGCCATGACTGTATTCTGGTCCTCCATGGCTCAGAGCATGACCGCTCGCCCAATGAAGGGTATGCTTACAGGTCCAGTCACCATCTTGAACTGGTCTTTCGTTAGAAATGACCAACCCAGATTCGAGACTTGCTATCAAATTGCTTTGGCAATCAAGGATGAAGTTGAGGATCTTGAGAAGGCCGGAATTAATGTTATCCAGATCGACGAGGCTGCTTTGAGAGAGGGTGTGCCTCTAAGGAAATCTGAACAAGCTTTCTACTTGGACTGGGCTGTCCACTCCTTCCGTATCACCAACTGTGGCGTCCAAGACACCACCCAG ATCCACACCCACATGTGCTACTCTAACTTCAATGACATCATCCACTCTATCATTGACATGGATGCCGATGTCATCACCATTGAGAACTCTCGATCTGATGAGAAGCTTCTCTCCGTTTTCCGTGAAGGAGTTAAGTATGGTGCTGGTATCGGCCCTGGTGTGTATGACATTCACTCCCCAAGAATCCCATCAACAGAGGAAATTGCTGACCGTGTCAACAAGATGCTTGCAGTTCTAGAGACCAACATTTTGTGGGTTAACCCTGACTGTGGTCTCAAGACCCGTAAGTATGCTGAAGTGAAGCCTGCTCTTACCGCCATGGTTTCTGCCGCCAAGCTTCTCCGTAAGGAACTTGCCAGCGCCAAGTGA